In Allocoprobacillus halotolerans, a genomic segment contains:
- a CDS encoding AzlD domain-containing protein — translation MHSRFIRSILYYVPYAVLSALTFPGILYATGHISSALIGGLAGIYFAYRQKGLVFVACVTVICSLIAQIIIPF, via the coding sequence ATTCACTCGCGTTTTATCCGTTCGATATTATATTATGTTCCATATGCTGTTTTATCAGCCTTAACATTCCCTGGCATTTTATATGCAACGGGACATATCAGCAGTGCATTGATTGGAGGATTAGCTGGTATTTATTTTGCTTATCGTCAAAAAGGTTTGGTGTTTGTAGCCTGCGTGACCGTTATATGTAGTTTGATTGCACAAATCATTATCCCATTTTAG
- a CDS encoding AzlC family ABC transporter permease translates to MEEFLKGCKRSLPIALGYFPVSFSFGVFVASSGLPFGLATLISITNLTSSGQFAGVSLMLTQASYYETALTLLMINARYFLMSLSLSQKIDQKMSTLERMVISFGITDETFSLASLEQGTLSFRFMAGFILIPIIGWTSGTFVGETLTNILPPVLQNAMGLALYGMFLAIIIPASAKSRAILEVVVIGALLSTIMYEVPLFQGLSSGFQLIIATLLAALYGALRYPIEENT, encoded by the coding sequence ATGGAAGAGTTTTTAAAAGGGTGCAAAAGATCACTTCCGATTGCTTTAGGATATTTTCCAGTATCTTTTTCTTTTGGTGTTTTTGTAGCATCAAGTGGTTTACCATTTGGTTTGGCAACCTTGATTTCAATTACGAATTTAACATCATCGGGGCAATTTGCAGGCGTATCTTTGATGCTGACTCAGGCTTCTTATTATGAAACTGCATTGACTTTATTAATGATTAATGCACGTTATTTTTTAATGTCTTTATCTTTAAGTCAAAAGATAGATCAAAAGATGTCAACACTTGAAAGAATGGTGATTTCTTTTGGTATTACAGATGAAACATTTAGTTTGGCATCTTTGGAACAAGGAACATTGTCATTTCGTTTTATGGCAGGATTTATCTTGATTCCTATTATCGGATGGACAAGTGGAACATTTGTGGGTGAAACACTTACAAATATTTTACCACCAGTTTTACAAAATGCGATGGGATTAGCTTTATATGGTATGTTTTTGGCGATTATTATTCCAGCTTCTGCCAAATCACGTGCGATTTTAGAAGTTGTAGTGATAGGAGCTTTGCTTTCAACTATAATGTATGAAGTGCCTTTATTTCAAGGATTATCGAGTGGATTTCAATTAATTATCGCAACATTACTAGCGGCTTTATATGGCGCATTACGTTATCCGATTGAGGAGAATACATAA
- a CDS encoding ZIP family metal transporter: MLSIFQEMPILIFIGAIIFNWLSTFLGASLVYFTNKENKHLVSIALGSSAGIMIAASFFSLILPAMNLLENMNKWYLMIIPLGFLCGVAFLALCDHFLPHKHMISGEIEGVQSRFSKNQLLMLAMTLHNIPEGLAVGVAFASAHQQFIPALILSIGIGIQNFPEGTAIALPMHQYGKSKFISMMYGQFSGIIEIPSALLGYIFASLIQNILPFALSFAAGAMLFVCVEDMIPEACCHKQIDIGALSCMLGFVVMMVLDIMLS; encoded by the coding sequence GTGTTATCTATATTTCAAGAAATGCCTATTTTAATATTTATAGGTGCTATTATTTTTAACTGGTTATCAACCTTTCTAGGCGCTTCTTTAGTTTATTTTACAAATAAAGAAAACAAACATCTTGTTTCTATCGCCTTAGGAAGTAGTGCTGGTATTATGATTGCCGCATCATTTTTTTCTTTAATATTGCCAGCAATGAACTTATTAGAAAATATGAATAAATGGTATTTAATGATTATTCCATTAGGATTTCTATGTGGTGTTGCCTTTTTAGCTCTATGTGATCATTTTTTACCCCATAAGCATATGATTTCAGGTGAAATTGAAGGTGTTCAATCACGCTTTTCTAAAAATCAATTATTGATGTTAGCAATGACATTGCATAATATCCCTGAAGGTTTAGCAGTCGGTGTTGCTTTTGCGAGTGCCCATCAACAATTCATTCCTGCTTTGATTCTTTCAATTGGAATAGGAATCCAAAACTTTCCTGAAGGAACAGCTATTGCTTTGCCTATGCACCAATATGGAAAAAGTAAATTCATCTCCATGATGTATGGACAATTCTCTGGTATCATTGAAATTCCTTCAGCTTTGCTTGGCTATATCTTTGCATCACTCATTCAAAACATTCTACCCTTTGCCTTAAGTTTTGCAGCTGGAGCCATGCTTTTTGTCTGTGTTGAAGATATGATTCCTGAGGCATGTTGTCATAAACAAATAGATATTGGTGCTTTATCTTGTATGCTTGGTTTTGTTGTGATGATGGTTTTAGATATTATGTTATCTTAA
- a CDS encoding ABC transporter substrate-binding protein encodes MKKLSVLLLAMGLFLSGCANTETNEAKDLSEVKIGAIQFAQHPALDKSYEGFKDVLVEAGVKEENIDFQNASGDGSNCTTIVEKFVNDGDDLIYAIATDALQAAANQTTEIPIVGASVTDFETAGVVKSNEKPETNVTGASDLNPVQGQMELLKTLIPDAKKVAIFYCSDEANSIFQGKIALDAAKELGLDASIVTVSSDSSAIQQVAQSMVGKYDAVYIPTDNLLASNMATVAQVTNENKLPVIVGEESMCQNGGLATLSLDYYTVGQNAGKQALAILKGEAKVEETPVAFVEAKDCQYFVNEAVAKQLGIEIPEDLNATMIGE; translated from the coding sequence ATGAAAAAATTATCTGTATTACTATTAGCTATGGGGTTATTTCTTTCAGGATGTGCTAACACTGAAACAAATGAAGCTAAAGATTTATCTGAAGTCAAGATTGGAGCGATTCAATTTGCACAACATCCAGCACTAGATAAATCATATGAAGGTTTTAAAGATGTTTTAGTAGAAGCTGGTGTCAAAGAAGAAAATATTGATTTTCAAAATGCCAGTGGTGATGGTTCAAATTGTACAACAATTGTTGAAAAATTTGTAAATGATGGGGATGATTTGATTTACGCTATTGCGACTGATGCTTTACAAGCTGCAGCGAATCAAACAACGGAAATTCCAATTGTTGGGGCATCTGTAACTGACTTTGAAACAGCAGGTGTTGTCAAATCTAATGAAAAACCTGAAACAAATGTAACAGGTGCAAGTGATTTAAATCCTGTACAAGGACAAATGGAATTATTAAAAACATTAATTCCTGATGCGAAAAAGGTTGCAATTTTCTATTGTAGTGATGAAGCTAACTCTATTTTCCAAGGAAAAATTGCTTTAGATGCTGCAAAAGAATTAGGATTAGATGCAAGTATTGTCACTGTTTCTAGTGATTCAAGTGCTATTCAACAAGTTGCTCAATCTATGGTTGGAAAATATGATGCTGTTTATATTCCAACTGATAACCTACTTGCTTCTAATATGGCAACAGTTGCTCAAGTGACAAATGAAAATAAATTACCTGTTATCGTTGGTGAAGAAAGTATGTGCCAAAATGGTGGTTTAGCAACTTTAAGCTTAGATTACTATACAGTTGGTCAAAATGCTGGTAAACAAGCACTTGCTATCTTAAAAGGTGAAGCTAAAGTAGAAGAAACACCTGTTGCATTTGTTGAAGCCAAAGATTGTCAATATTTTGTCAATGAAGCTGTTGCAAAACAACTTGGTATTGAAATTCCTGAAGATTTAAATGCCACTATGATTGGAGAATAA
- a CDS encoding ABC transporter permease codes for MSILLSLQGAIGQGILWGIMALGVYLTFRILDIADLSVDGSFATGGAVCAVAVIAGIHPLLAILLATLSGFIAGFITGFLHTKCKMPAILAGILTQLALYSINLRIMGKSNIPLLQSSTLFKDLAKLIPLTSQWIAICIGIIFSLVVVIGIYWFLGTEFGSCLRATGNNENMVRANGVNTDTMKLFGLMLSNGLVAMSGALVTQQQSVADVKMGTGAIVIGLASIVIGEVIFGKKAGFKLRLTSIIIGSIIYRMIVAIVLQMGLNTDDLKLLTALIVAVALTVPIMVDKKKRLSMYKKLTGKELENHA; via the coding sequence ATGTCGATATTGTTATCTTTACAAGGTGCCATTGGGCAAGGAATTTTATGGGGAATTATGGCACTTGGGGTTTATTTAACTTTCAGAATCTTAGATATAGCTGATTTATCTGTAGATGGAAGTTTTGCCACAGGTGGTGCCGTATGTGCCGTTGCTGTGATTGCTGGTATTCATCCTCTACTAGCAATTTTATTGGCTACCTTATCTGGTTTTATTGCAGGATTCATTACTGGATTCTTGCATACAAAATGTAAAATGCCTGCCATTCTTGCTGGTATTTTAACACAATTAGCTTTATATTCCATTAATCTTAGAATCATGGGAAAAAGTAATATTCCCTTATTACAATCTTCAACACTATTTAAAGATTTAGCTAAACTTATTCCTTTAACATCACAATGGATTGCAATTTGCATTGGTATTATCTTTAGTTTAGTTGTTGTGATTGGTATTTACTGGTTCTTAGGAACAGAATTTGGTTCTTGTTTAAGAGCGACTGGAAATAATGAAAATATGGTTCGTGCCAATGGCGTTAACACGGATACAATGAAACTTTTTGGATTAATGTTAAGTAATGGGCTTGTCGCTATGAGTGGTGCTTTGGTCACACAACAACAAAGTGTAGCCGATGTCAAAATGGGAACTGGAGCTATTGTGATTGGACTGGCTTCAATTGTTATTGGAGAAGTTATTTTTGGTAAAAAAGCTGGTTTTAAATTACGTTTAACTTCTATTATTATTGGTTCTATTATTTATCGTATGATTGTTGCGATTGTTTTACAAATGGGATTGAACACTGATGATTTAAAGCTTTTAACTGCTTTAATTGTGGCTGTTGCTTTAACTGTTCCTATCATGGTTGATAAAAAGAAACGTCTATCAATGTATAAAAAATTAACAGGAAAGGAACTTGAGAATCATGCTTAA
- a CDS encoding YetF domain-containing protein, producing MIYNDCIEKSIFKKVVEGHPTFIVFQGKVNQKKMAALKYSVDDLCHHLREQGIGSISEVEFAVLETDGQLSVIESKKVKLKHQVLLLVMVSLIKIYFN from the coding sequence ATTATTTACAATGATTGCATTGAAAAGTCCATTTTTAAAAAGGTTGTAGAAGGGCATCCAACATTTATTGTTTTTCAAGGAAAGGTTAATCAAAAGAAAATGGCTGCTTTAAAATATAGTGTTGATGATTTATGCCATCATTTAAGAGAACAGGGGATTGGTTCTATTTCTGAAGTTGAGTTCGCTGTTTTAGAAACGGATGGGCAATTATCTGTGATTGAAAGTAAAAAAGTGAAGTTAAAGCACCAGGTGCTATTATTAGTGATGGTGTCATTAATCAAGATATACTTCAATTGA
- a CDS encoding DUF3792 domain-containing protein — MKQTLRTYLYTSLIFLIPFILISFILSIISYFMQMNSLMIQTIIQIFAYVMLIIAALYFTSHFAKHRIKHCLLFSVLYFLMSLCFHLGNIHYIHLILKPLVFLFIGFLKELKNHAVA, encoded by the coding sequence ATGAAACAAACACTACGTACTTATCTTTATACATCTTTAATTTTTCTCATTCCTTTTATACTGATTTCTTTTATTCTTTCCATTATTTCTTATTTCATGCAAATGAATTCTTTGATGATACAAACTATTATCCAAATATTTGCCTATGTGATGTTAATCATTGCTGCTCTTTATTTTACCTCTCATTTTGCTAAACACCGTATCAAACATTGCCTACTTTTTTCTGTTCTCTACTTTTTAATGAGCCTCTGTTTTCATTTAGGTAATATCCATTATATACATCTCATTTTAAAACCTCTTGTCTTTTTATTTATTGGTTTTTTAAAAGAATTGAAGAATCATGCTGTGGCATAA
- a CDS encoding ISNCY family transposase — MRKVVLRMNEENKYLTIKKLVETNGNKKRAAVKLNCSVRTINRLIIKYKTYGKAGFVHGNRGRAPATTFPLDIKNQIIKLYVDYYSNANFTHFCEIVHDDLNVKISDTTLNKWLREENIISPKATKKTRKILKNQLKAQLNNTSSRKIQNQIKEVIASVDENDAHPRRPRCKYKGEMIQMDASSYEWIPGQIWHLHLAVDDATGEVVGACFDHQETLNGYYHVFYQILTNYGIPAMFYTDRRTVFEYKRKNNAFDDEDTFTQFSYACHNLGVDIKTTSIAQAKGRIERLNQTFQSRLPVELKRAHIKDIESANEFLNSYLKNSMTDLLYTSIVPNRSLKCNHHWRRLIIHWRFFHQER, encoded by the coding sequence ATGAGAAAGGTTGTTTTAAGAATGAATGAAGAAAATAAATATCTGACTATTAAGAAACTTGTTGAAACTAATGGTAATAAAAAGCGTGCTGCTGTTAAACTTAACTGCTCTGTCAGAACCATTAATAGATTGATCATTAAATATAAAACTTATGGAAAAGCTGGTTTCGTTCATGGCAATAGAGGTAGAGCTCCTGCTACTACCTTCCCTCTTGATATTAAAAATCAGATCATTAAATTATATGTCGATTATTACTCTAATGCCAATTTTACTCATTTCTGTGAAATCGTTCATGATGATCTTAATGTCAAAATCAGTGATACTACCTTGAATAAATGGCTTAGAGAGGAAAATATTATTTCTCCTAAAGCTACCAAAAAAACTAGAAAAATCCTTAAAAATCAACTGAAGGCTCAATTGAATAATACTTCTTCTAGAAAAATTCAAAATCAAATCAAAGAAGTCATTGCCTCTGTTGATGAAAATGATGCTCATCCTAGAAGACCCAGATGTAAATATAAGGGTGAGATGATTCAAATGGATGCATCCAGCTATGAGTGGATTCCTGGTCAAATTTGGCATCTTCACCTTGCTGTCGATGATGCTACCGGTGAGGTGGTTGGGGCTTGTTTTGATCATCAGGAAACATTAAATGGCTATTATCATGTCTTTTATCAAATTCTCACTAACTATGGAATCCCTGCCATGTTCTATACTGATCGCCGCACTGTGTTTGAATATAAAAGAAAAAACAACGCCTTTGATGACGAAGACACCTTTACACAGTTTTCCTATGCCTGTCATAATCTTGGCGTTGATATTAAAACAACGAGCATTGCTCAAGCCAAAGGCAGAATCGAACGATTGAATCAGACCTTTCAATCAAGATTGCCTGTCGAGCTTAAACGTGCTCATATCAAAGATATAGAGTCAGCCAATGAATTTTTAAACTCCTACCTAAAAAATTCAATGACAGATTTGCTCTACACCTCAATAGTACCAAATCGGTCTTTGAAATGCAACCATCATTGGAGAAGATTAATCATACATTGGCGGTTCTTTCACCAAGAAAGATAG
- a CDS encoding PTS sugar transporter subunit IIB, producing the protein MIHIVLCCAAAMSTSLLVEKIKREADQQDIFIDICAYGVHDICHQGAHADIILLAPQVKYMKKQIQKTLPDIPIMDISMRDYGTMNGKNVFQAALKTLQEQS; encoded by the coding sequence ATGATACATATTGTTTTATGCTGTGCGGCTGCCATGTCGACAAGTTTACTGGTTGAAAAAATAAAAAGAGAGGCTGATCAACAAGATATCTTCATTGATATATGTGCCTATGGTGTTCATGATATTTGTCATCAGGGAGCTCATGCTGATATTATTCTTTTAGCACCGCAAGTGAAATATATGAAAAAGCAAATACAAAAAACTTTACCAGATATTCCCATTATGGATATATCTATGCGCGATTATGGAACTATGAATGGAAAAAATGTTTTTCAAGCTGCTTTAAAAACACTTCAAGAACAGTCTTAA
- the greA gene encoding transcription elongation factor GreA — protein sequence MDHDAVLLTQSGVEKLKQEKEHLINVERPKVIEELQLARSQGDLSENADYDAARDKQAHIEARIKEIDQMLLHVQIIDESQLDNTVAKPGATVTILDLSEADAQEETFTIVGTFETDPLNGKISNESPLAKAILDHGVNEIVSVGVAEPYEVKILKIEYLS from the coding sequence ATGGATCATGATGCAGTTTTATTAACCCAAAGTGGGGTTGAAAAATTAAAACAAGAAAAAGAACATTTAATTAATGTCGAAAGACCAAAAGTTATTGAAGAGTTGCAATTAGCACGTTCACAAGGTGACTTGTCTGAAAACGCTGATTATGATGCAGCTAGAGATAAACAAGCACATATTGAAGCAAGAATTAAAGAAATTGATCAAATGCTTTTACATGTGCAAATTATTGATGAATCACAATTAGATAATACAGTTGCTAAACCAGGAGCAACAGTGACTATTTTAGATTTATCTGAAGCAGATGCTCAAGAAGAAACTTTTACAATTGTAGGAACATTTGAAACAGACCCATTAAATGGTAAGATTTCTAATGAATCTCCATTAGCAAAAGCTATTCTTGATCATGGTGTGAATGAAATTGTTTCAGTCGGTGTGGCTGAACCATACGAAGTTAAAATTTTAAAGATTGAATATCTTTCATAG
- the udk gene encoding uridine kinase: MKDQAVIIGIAGGSASGKTSIAKQLYDYFKGHHKVKILKQDDYYKDQGHLTFEERVKTNYDHPFAFDTDLLVAHLKKLKNKERIEKPTYDYTLHTRSDITEVIEKRDVIILEGIFVLAEATIRELCDILVYIDTDSDIRFIRRLKRDIEERGRSLDSVCQQYLKTVRPMHEQFIEPSKKYAHIIIPEGGSNHVAVDLLITKIKSIVDE; the protein is encoded by the coding sequence ATGAAAGATCAGGCTGTTATTATAGGGATTGCAGGTGGTAGCGCATCAGGAAAAACATCTATCGCAAAGCAATTATATGATTATTTTAAAGGGCATCATAAAGTTAAGATTTTAAAACAAGATGATTATTATAAAGATCAAGGTCATTTAACTTTTGAAGAACGTGTTAAAACAAACTATGATCATCCTTTTGCGTTTGATACGGATTTATTGGTAGCACATCTCAAAAAATTAAAGAATAAAGAGCGTATTGAAAAACCAACCTATGATTATACTTTACATACCCGTAGTGATATCACAGAAGTGATTGAAAAACGTGATGTTATTATTTTGGAAGGTATCTTTGTTTTGGCTGAAGCCACAATTAGAGAGTTATGCGATATTTTAGTGTATATAGATACGGATAGTGATATTCGTTTTATTAGACGCTTAAAAAGAGATATTGAAGAAAGAGGAAGAAGTTTAGATTCAGTATGTCAACAGTATTTAAAAACAGTAAGGCCAATGCATGAACAGTTTATTGAGCCTTCTAAAAAATATGCTCATATTATTATTCCAGAAGGTGGAAGTAATCATGTGGCTGTTGATTTACTGATAACAAAAATAAAGAGTATTGTCGATGAATAA
- a CDS encoding peptidase U32 family protein produces MIEDVEKYIDELSKLHIKGIVFEDFGVLQIVKEKQYDFDMMYAPETLNTNAMTLNVLKQQGVTGAQVARVIPLEEQILIHQQVQMPLMLQVHGVEYIAASKRALLSNYQEASGLEFDKDSQTRLTIQAKNSDYVFHIYEDQKGTHIFSSTRLYMLDLLNQIQNFEYLYIETLMMNDQEAVEVASLYSDALKSFRNQTYDRDVKAYMQLLYQLKTPLDRGFLFDQTVYRLEDVRKMDNEKNQSNR; encoded by the coding sequence GTGATAGAAGATGTAGAAAAATATATTGATGAATTATCAAAATTGCATATCAAAGGTATTGTCTTTGAAGATTTTGGTGTTTTACAGATTGTTAAAGAAAAGCAATATGATTTTGATATGATGTACGCTCCTGAAACATTGAACACTAATGCGATGACATTAAATGTTTTAAAACAACAAGGTGTTACTGGTGCACAAGTAGCACGTGTGATTCCATTAGAGGAACAAATATTAATTCATCAACAAGTTCAAATGCCTTTAATGTTGCAGGTACATGGTGTAGAATATATTGCAGCAAGTAAACGTGCTTTATTAAGTAATTATCAAGAAGCTTCAGGTCTTGAGTTTGACAAAGATAGTCAAACACGTTTAACTATTCAAGCTAAAAATTCTGATTATGTTTTTCATATTTATGAAGATCAAAAAGGTACACATATTTTTTCTTCAACACGCTTATATATGTTGGATTTATTGAATCAAATTCAAAATTTTGAATATTTATATATTGAAACATTGATGATGAATGATCAAGAAGCTGTGGAAGTAGCTTCGTTATATAGTGATGCTTTGAAAAGTTTTAGAAATCAAACATATGATCGTGATGTGAAGGCTTATATGCAATTGCTTTATCAATTAAAAACACCTTTAGATCGTGGTTTTTTATTTGATCAGACAGTTTATAGATTAGAAGATGTAAGGAAGATGGATAATGAGAAAAATCAGTCAAATCGTTGA
- a CDS encoding O-methyltransferase gives MMMVTHVDGLIVETIELDDQRYLEAVSHIQEHGLKDKITIHHDDALHFDTQLLQHAPYDCLFIDAAKAQYQKFFEKYTPFVKKDGIIIVDNLDFHGMVFDIDHIKNRNTRQLVRKIKRFKDWIFQHDDYDVEYYAVGDGICVIQRKDQQ, from the coding sequence ATGATGATGGTAACACATGTTGATGGACTGATAGTGGAAACAATTGAACTTGATGATCAACGCTATTTAGAAGCCGTGAGTCATATTCAGGAACATGGATTAAAAGATAAAATTACAATTCATCATGATGATGCTTTGCATTTTGATACACAATTACTTCAACATGCTCCTTATGATTGTTTATTTATTGATGCGGCTAAAGCCCAATATCAAAAATTCTTTGAAAAATATACTCCTTTTGTAAAAAAAGATGGCATAATCATTGTTGATAATTTAGATTTTCATGGAATGGTTTTTGATATTGATCATATTAAAAATAGAAATACAAGACAATTGGTTAGAAAAATTAAAAGATTTAAAGATTGGATTTTTCAACATGATGATTATGATGTTGAATATTATGCTGTGGGTGATGGCATATGTGTTATTCAAAGAAAGGATCAACAATGA
- the mltG gene encoding endolytic transglycosylase MltG yields the protein MKNKKIIVIISGIIVVLIVGMIIFYNVGISATSSKDEEVIVTIEQGSTASQMLDTLDEAGLVKNKLCGQIFLKLNHYDNLQANTYVLNKNMSLSQIFSVIEDPDIQYILLSKLTIKEGTTIPEVAKEFAGILDISADEVIKQWDDQDYLQSLIDEYWFMDESILDKDILYPLEGYLYPETYYITEQEPDLKSMTKLALDMMDERLSAYQEDIEKMGWTPHQFLTFASVVERESLYDEDRPKIAGVFMNRLNKDMLLQSDITVNYAWQRTGVDVSVAHTQIDSRYNTYKYTGLPIGPISTVSKVTIEACINYVHHDDYYFFAKEDGTVIYSHTYKEHQKAVEENRWY from the coding sequence ATGAAGAATAAAAAAATCATAGTTATCATAAGTGGTATTATTGTTGTTTTGATTGTTGGTATGATTATCTTTTATAATGTTGGTATTTCAGCTACATCATCAAAAGATGAAGAAGTGATTGTTACGATTGAACAAGGTTCAACAGCTTCACAAATGCTTGATACATTGGACGAGGCAGGACTCGTCAAAAATAAGCTATGTGGGCAAATCTTTTTAAAATTGAATCACTATGATAACTTACAGGCAAATACATATGTATTGAATAAAAATATGTCATTATCGCAAATTTTTTCAGTGATTGAAGATCCAGATATTCAATATATATTGTTATCAAAATTAACGATTAAAGAAGGAACAACAATTCCAGAAGTGGCGAAAGAATTTGCAGGAATTCTTGATATTTCAGCTGATGAAGTTATCAAACAATGGGATGATCAAGACTATTTACAGTCATTAATTGATGAATATTGGTTTATGGATGAAAGTATTCTAGATAAAGATATTCTTTATCCTTTAGAAGGCTACTTATATCCAGAAACTTATTATATTACTGAACAAGAACCAGATTTAAAAAGTATGACAAAATTAGCTTTGGATATGATGGATGAACGTTTATCAGCATATCAAGAAGATATTGAAAAGATGGGCTGGACACCGCACCAGTTTTTAACATTTGCATCCGTTGTTGAAAGAGAATCATTATACGATGAAGATCGTCCAAAGATTGCAGGTGTATTTATGAATCGTTTGAATAAAGATATGTTATTGCAAAGTGATATTACTGTCAATTATGCATGGCAAAGAACAGGTGTCGATGTGAGTGTAGCGCATACTCAAATTGATTCTCGTTATAATACATATAAATATACTGGCTTACCAATAGGACCTATCAGTACTGTTTCAAAAGTAACAATTGAGGCTTGTATCAATTATGTTCATCATGATGATTATTATTTCTTTGCTAAGGAAGATGGAACAGTTATTTATAGTCATACCTATAAGGAACATCAAAAAGCAGTAGAGGAGAATAGATGGTATTAA
- a CDS encoding lactonase family protein yields the protein MKPIFVGSYGNDLTRGVYVFHLDIDNGEILKKKFYKSLANPIAISKRERFIYVCYKNNTGRPTDGGLWQYASMDLQFGLVAKSTDHGKTYVDSYVNEDRSYAYAVDYYNSEVVVIAILKQKLVKVVQTIKHTGSSVDPKRQSEAHPCFIDMTPDQKWMVVCDLGTDEIVFYDVGEKGRLYRNDELTIKVKPGSGPKKIIFSPDGNFAYVLNELTSQVFVYRYEDGKLTFIQEVTTYPTDEYVGQNTGGDILINGQGDYLFASNCGHDSVTTFEVDASTGMLKAVDNTDTDEKPVQMIMVVDKYVVVASQKGGTIESFELKRGESKGVLFETHFSYMVGEPVCLIEGRGM from the coding sequence GTGAAACCAATATTTGTAGGGAGTTATGGAAATGATTTAACAAGAGGGGTCTATGTTTTTCATTTAGATATTGATAATGGTGAAATTTTGAAAAAGAAATTTTATAAATCTTTGGCTAATCCTATTGCTATTTCAAAACGTGAACGTTTTATTTATGTATGCTATAAAAATAATACAGGAAGACCAACAGATGGAGGCTTATGGCAATATGCTTCAATGGATTTACAATTTGGTTTAGTTGCTAAATCAACGGATCATGGAAAAACTTATGTAGATAGTTACGTCAATGAAGATCGTAGTTATGCTTATGCTGTTGATTACTATAATAGTGAAGTTGTTGTCATTGCTATTTTAAAACAGAAGTTAGTTAAGGTTGTTCAAACTATTAAACATACTGGAAGTAGTGTTGATCCAAAACGTCAAAGTGAAGCACATCCTTGTTTTATTGATATGACACCAGATCAAAAATGGATGGTTGTTTGTGATTTGGGAACAGATGAAATTGTTTTCTATGATGTTGGTGAAAAAGGAAGACTTTATCGTAATGATGAACTCACAATCAAAGTGAAACCAGGTTCAGGACCAAAGAAAATTATTTTCTCACCTGATGGAAATTTTGCCTATGTACTCAACGAATTAACAAGCCAAGTCTTTGTCTATCGTTATGAAGATGGAAAATTAACTTTTATCCAAGAAGTCACAACATATCCAACGGATGAATATGTTGGACAAAATACTGGTGGAGATATTTTAATCAATGGTCAAGGTGATTATTTGTTTGCATCTAACTGTGGACATGATTCAGTGACAACTTTTGAGGTTGATGCATCAACTGGTATGTTAAAGGCAGTTGATAATACGGATACAGATGAAAAACCAGTACAGATGATTATGGTTGTAGATAAATATGTTGTGGTAGCTTCACAAAAAGGTGGAACAATTGAATCATTTGAATTGAAACGTGGTGAATCAAAAGGTGTTCTTTTTGAAACGCATTTTAGCTATATGGTTGGAGAACCAGTGTGCTTAATTGAAGGTCGAGGAATGTAA
- a CDS encoding DUF1292 domain-containing protein: MDVNKIQVIDDDGNELEFDVLFTFDSEDTGKKYVLYYDADDENAQVYSSIYDDEGNLYPIETPDEWDMIEEVFNSFMAEDEEEERLQDID, translated from the coding sequence ATGGACGTAAATAAAATACAGGTCATTGATGATGACGGTAATGAATTAGAATTTGATGTACTTTTCACTTTTGATAGTGAAGATACTGGAAAAAAATATGTTTTATATTATGATGCTGATGATGAAAATGCTCAAGTTTATTCGTCAATTTATGATGATGAAGGCAATTTATATCCAATCGAAACACCTGATGAATGGGATATGATTGAAGAAGTTTTCAATAGCTTTATGGCTGAAGACGAAGAGGAAGAACGTTTACAGGACATTGATTAG